TCATCGCGTGCTTGCGTTTTGCGGTCTATGGTTTGCACCATGAGCGTTCCGCTGGGATCAAAGCCCACAACTTCCATGATCACGACGCCATTTTCTTCGCGCTCGCTATCGAGGGGTTTGGGCTTGCTACCGGGCAATTCCCCCTTCTTTTTCATTTCCCTCAGCATGTCTTTTAACACCACGCGATCATCGCCGCGAATATTAAATGCCTTAGCTATATCGCGTTTTGAGGGCATGTTTTTGCCCTTGCCAATAAATTCCAGCAGCTCTGCTTTAGTCGGGAAACGTTGAGGTTTTTTTACCAATGGCTATGACTTCTTTTCAGTGTTTTTTGCGGGGGCTTTCTTCGCCGTAGATTTTTTTGCCGCTGGTTTTTTTGCGGCTTCTTTATCCACAGCTTTCTTAGCGGCAGGCTTCTTGGCGGGCGCTTTTTTAGCCGGTTTACCACCTTTGGCAGCGGCTTTTTTATCAATCAACGCAACAGCTTCTTCCAGCGTCATGCTAT
This portion of the Alphaproteobacteria bacterium genome encodes:
- a CDS encoding DNA topoisomerase I, yielding LNIGINRAVTVIAESKKPPSAEPLRSLGKHPEDGSELQIFDGRYGPYVKHGKINASLPRGTEVDSMTLEEAVALIDKKAAAKGGKPAKKAPAKKPAAKKAVDKEAAKKPAAKKSTAKKAPAKNTEKKS